In Fundulus heteroclitus isolate FHET01 chromosome 18, MU-UCD_Fhet_4.1, whole genome shotgun sequence, a single genomic region encodes these proteins:
- the rskra gene encoding ribosomal protein S6 kinase-related protein, with amino-acid sequence MELPNVLLPPDDRGEMYEEEKTLPALISLFLPEFPQHKCPQEGCFQVLSVIAKGSFGPILKIKVIHQEQIWAVKVLPKSEILKHGVLEQSKKEVMIQKQIKHPFILSLQDCWQTQRHLFIMFDYCSAGDLYTYWLLKGRFEEDEVRLLAAELGGALGFLHDLGIVHRDLKMENILLSDQGHLRLSDFGLSRHLDRGGRAFTVCGTIQYMAPEVLSGGPYGHAADWWSLGILLFSLVAGEFPVPAESNHISMLKKVRDCPYVPPKTLSSDLILLLSELLCKSPASRLRDLQRFKMQAFFRGASFDSYLLQKSPVKFILELRNHPDWDAKSRRGSPADWLDDFDFENICSSPSALVELPSNLPSEDVRLTAEQD; translated from the exons ATGGAGCTCCCCAACGTTCTGCTTCCTCCAGACGACCGAGGAGAGATGTATGAGGAAGAGAAAACTCTTCCagctctcatctctctcttccTGCCAGAGTTTCCACAACATAAATGTCCACAGGAGGGCTGTTTTCAG GTCCTCAGTGTCATTGCTAAAGGCTCGTTTGGGCCCATCTTGAAGATCAAGGTTATCCATCAAGAGCAGATTTGGGCTGTTAAG GTTTTACCAAAGTCAGAGATCTTAAAGCATGGAGTGCTGGAGCAATCAAAGAAAGAAGTCATGATTCAG AAGCAGATCAAACATCCATTTATCCTGAGTCTGCAGGACTGCTGGCAGACACAGCGCCACCTCTTCATCA TGTTCGACTACTGCAGCGCTGGAGACTTGTACACGTACTGGTTACTGAAAGGCCGGTTTGAGGAGGACGAGGTTCGTCTCCTCGCTGCAGAGCTTGGCGGCGCGCTGG gattCCTACACGACTTGGGAATCGTTCATAGAGATTTAAAG atgGAGAACATTCTGTTGAGCGATCAAG GTCATCTCCGTCTGTCTGACTTTGGGCTCTCGCGCCACCTGGACCGAGGAGGGCGAGCATTTACTGTCTGTGGAACAATTCAGTACATGG CTCCTGAAGTTTTAAGCGGGGGTCCGTACGGCCATGCTGCAGACTGGTGGTCTCTTGGCATTCTGTTGTTCTCGCTGGTTGCAGGAGAG TTTCCAGTGCCTGCAGAGTCGAACCACATCAGCATGTTAAAGAAGGTCAGAGATTGCCCTTATGTTCCGCCGAAGACTCTCAGCTCTGATCTGATCCTACTGCTCAGTGAG CTTTTATGCAAGAGTCCAGCGAGCCGCCTTCGTGATCTGCAGCGTTTCAAGATGCAGGCCTTCTTCAGAGGCGCGTCGTTCGACTCGTACCTCCTCCAGAAATCGCCGGTCAAATTCATCCTGGAGCTCAGAAATCATCCTGATTGGGACGCCAAATCGAGGAGAGGTTCCCCGGCAGACTGGTTGGAtgactttgactttgaaaaCATCTGCAGCTCTCCTTCAGCTCTCGTTGAACTGCCTTCTAATTTGCCCAGTGAGGATGTGCGCTTGACTGCAGAGCAGGACTAG
- the aldoca gene encoding fructose-bisphosphate aldolase C-A, whose amino-acid sequence MTHQFPTLSEAQKRELHETALRIVSPGKGILAADESVGSMAKRLAQVGVENTEENRRQFRQILFSADDRINSCIGGVIFFHETLYQHSDNGVAFVKMIRDRGILVGVKVDKGVVPLAGTCGETTTQGLDGLAERCAQYKKDGAVFAKWRCVLKISDSNPSKLAIAENANTLARYSSICQQNGIVPVIEPEILPDGDHDLKRCQYVTEKVLAAVYKAMSDHHVYLEGTLLKPNMVTPGHSCPTKYSPEEVAMASVSAMRRTVPPAVPGICFLSGGQSEEEASIHLNAINNCPLAKPWVLTFSFGRALQASALRAWRGHKENEKTATEQFIKRAEVNSLACLGKYSGGDNHGEAGHRIFGSCHAY is encoded by the exons ATGACGCACCAGTTCCCAACACTCTCCGAGGCTCAGAAGAGGGAGCTCCATGAGACGGCTCTACGCATAGTTTCTCCAGGGAAGGGCATCCTGGCTGCAGATgagtctgtgg GCAGCATGGCTAAGCGGCTGGCCCAGGTGGGGGTGGAGAACACGGAGGAAAATCGCAGGCAGTTTCGTCAGATCCTCTTCAGTGCGGACGATCGCATCAACAGCTGCATTGGCGGCGTCATCTTCTTCCACGAGACCCTGTACCAGCACTCTGACAACGGCGTTGCCTTTGTGAAAATGATCCGGGACAGGGGCATCCTGGTTGGGGTCAAG GTGGATAAAGGCGTCGTTCCCCTGGCGGGAACGTGCGGGGAGACCACCACACAAG GCCTGGACGGACTGGCGGAGCGCTGTGCGCAGTACAAGAAGGATGGAGCGGTCTTTGCAAAGTGGCGTTGCGTGCTCAAGATCAGCGACTCCAATCCGTCAAAGCTGGCGATCGCGGAAAATGCAAACACCCTGGCGCGCTACTCGAGCATCTGCCAGCAG AACGGCATCGTGCCCGTCATTGAGCCGGAGATCTTACCTGACGGTGATCACGATCTGAAACGCTGCCAGTACGTCACAGAGAAG GTCCTTGCCGCCGTGTACAAGGCCATGTCGGACCACCACGTGTATCTGGAAGGCACTCTGCTCAAACCGAACATGGTGACGCCCGGACACAGCTGCCCCACCAAGTACAGCCCAGAGGAGGTGGCGATGGCGTCCGTCAGCGCCATGCGCCGCACCGTCCCCCCCGCCGTCCCAG GGATTTGCTTCCTCTCTGGAGGTCAGAGTGAAGAGGAGGCCTCCATCCACCTCAATGCCATCAACAACTGCCCTCTGGCTAAACCCTGGGTCCTGACGTTCTCGTTCGGCCGGGCCCTGCAGGCGTCGGCCCTCAGAGCCTGGAGAGGACACAAGGAGAATGAAAAAACCGCCACAGAGCAGTTCATTAAGCGAGCGGAG GTGAACAGTCTGGCGTGTCTGGGGAAATACAGCGGCGGCGATAACCACGGCGAGGCCGGCCATCGCATCTTCGGCTCCTGCCACGcatactga